The following DNA comes from Flavisolibacter ginsenosidimutans.
CCGACAAAATCGAGATTGAGTGCAACATGAATTTCAACAACAAGTAAGCAACCTCTAAAATCTACAAAAATGAAAGCACTATACATCTCCGCGTGCCTTGTGCTCCTCGTAGGACTGGGCGCGGGATTAACCGGCTGCTACAAAGACATCATTACACAAGCAGACCCCGATGGCCCGCCAATGGCTGTAAGTTTTAAAGATGATCTGGTTCCGATCTTTTCGAAAAACTGCGCTCTTTCGGGCTGCCACGCCACTGGCGGTCACTCGCCTGATCTGACAACGGACAACGCTTACAAGTCGCTGAACAACGGCATCTACGTAAACACATTGATACCGAAGCAAAGCAAAGTTTACCAAATGATCAACGGCGAAATGAGCACTTACATTCCTTCACCGCTTGACAAAAAGAAAGTTTACGACTGGATACGAAACGGTGCGCCCAACAATTAATGACGTTAAAATCAAAAGACATGAAACTGCAATTCATTCATAAAACAAATGTCAGCCGGGCTGCTCTTTTCTTCCTGTCCATTTGCTTGGTTTGTGGCGTACAGGCACAAACAGACAGCACAACGGCACAAAGCAGCGCAGCGGCAGAAGCGCCGGCAGTCATAAAACCAAAGCCGGTGAAAAACACGTTCAACAGTGTTTGGATCATTGACAACCAAACCGTGATGGTGCCGGTGAAGAAGACTTTCGAGATGGACATCATGCACCGCTTTGGAACCGTTGGAAAAGGATATGAAAACTTCTGGGGTTTGTTTGCGCCGTCCAACATCCGCCTGGGCTTTAATTACTCGCCCCTCAACAAACTCTATGTTGGCTTCGGCATTACGAAGGACAACATGCTATGGGATTTCAATGCGAAGTACGCCATCATCAAACAAACTAACGGTCTTTACCCCGTGAGTGTAACCTACTACACCAATGCGGCGTATGATTCAAGAAAAGACCCGGACAACAGTTTGTTCCGAACCGAGGCTTTGAAAGAAAAAGGTGACTTTCTTGCAAAAAGATTGGGCGCTTCGCCTGACAGGTTTAAGTTCTTTCACCAACTCATTATCGCAAGAAAGATTACTGAGAAGTTGTCAATACAAGTGGCGCCAAGCGTAACACACCAAAACGCTGTAAACGGTTATTACAAATACGTTGACAGCGCGACAAAGGTGGTAGCGGGACAGATGAAGCACGACCATTTCGCAATCGCTTTCTCCGGACGTTACAAGTTGACAACCGTAACAAACATCATTGTCAATTACGACCAGCCTCTCACCAAACACGTGGTGAATAACCCGGCGCCAAACATTTCGCTCGGCTTTGAGTTTACTACCAGCAACCACGCCTTCCAGGTGTTCATGGGAAACTATTCGTACCTAAACCCGGCACGGAACAATCTTGAAAATCAGAACAGCATGTGGACTGGTAAAGCGTTTCATTCACCTATTACCATTAAGCAATTCCTGATTGGCTTCAACGTAACCAGGTTATGGAACTATTAATCCGTTAACCTTTGCCTCCATGAAGTCCTGAGTGTGTCACTTGGGACTTCTCTTTTTGTGCTAAAACATCGCCTCTCATGCCGGTTTCTTTTCCAAAAAAAGCGTTCAACTTGCTTCTATTGTTTGTTTTGCTATACGCTTGCAAACAGGGACCGCAAACGGCCCATGAACAGGCAAGGGCGCACATGAACGAACAGCATCCGTCAAAGCCCGGTTCGTCTTTTGAAGACACGCTTACAATCAACACAAAAGCCGCTGTTTTTTTTGAACCCGACAGTTTGCAGCTCCAAAAAATAAAAGCGGTAACCGACAAAGGGGTTTTCAAAAGCAGTGAGCACGAATACTTTTATCAAATCAGAAACGCACATCAGTTTTTGAAAACAAATTGGCCGCGACTTAAAATCGTAGAAGCAAGGAACGTTCGCTTCCTGCTTTTTAAAAAAGCAGACAATACAACAACACTTATTGATTTGAACAAACAAGATCCCTCCGGGCTGTTTGTTTTTGACGTACACCAAGCGCCGTTGCTAATTGACATGATGAACATTGATACCGGAGTGCCTGATTATTTTTCTAACAAAAGGCAAATGCAATCGAAGCATTGACGGGTGCAAAGTCATTGCCAGCGGTGATGATTGTCATAAAGATGTCAGGATGCCCTGAATAAGTTTGTTCCGCCTCTTAGATAACACGATTTCTAAATCAAATTACCGTTTATGAAAAAGAATACCATTCTTTTAGCCGGATTAACTGTTGTGCTGGCAAGTTTTACAGCGTTGCCAAACGATCCCTGGCCGGTTCCGGACAAGTTCAGCAAAATGCCCAATCCCGTTAAATCCGATGCAACGTCATTGGCCACGGGAAAAGAGATTTGGGCAAAAGACTGCCAGTCTTGTCACGGCAAATTGGGCAAGGGCGACGGTTCCAAAGCCGCTCAATTAAAAACCCTGCCCAATGACTTTACCAAAGCAGATGTACAGGGACAGAGCGATGGCGCTTTGTTTTACAAAACGAACGAAGGACGCGGAGACATGCCTTCTTTCAAAAAGAAAATCAGCGACCCGGAAGAAATCTGGTCTGTAGTTAATTACATCCGCACGTTCAAAAAATAATAGTTTGAACGCAGTTGGCTGTAGCGCCGGACTTAAACCAAGTCCGGCTTTTTTATAAATGACAACAATCACTGCCAGGCCTGACCAAGGTTGCAAAACCTGCTTCTTTACTCGCCTACTTTCACTTACACAATCAAATTATTTATGGGAACGCAAACTAAACCACTCTCCCGCAAAAAATTTCTTTCCTGGGGATTGGGCATCTCCTCGCTTTTGACTGTACCTGCTTTTTTACGCTCTTCCAATAAAAAAAAGGAAACAAAGACCGTGAAGATGCTAACGCAAGACGGCAAGCTCGTAACGGTTGATATAGCGGCCATTCCCGACAAGAAAAAGAAAATTGCACCCGAAGACATACATACCTGGATTACTGAAAAAAAATCCACGCTCTAATCAAACCATAGCAAATGAAAAAAGAACTTTCCAGGAGAGAACTTATTGCAACAGGCCTTTTGGCCGGGTTAGCGGTCAGCTGTAACAAAGCCGGTGTCTTTACACCCGAAGACAACTCGGTGTTGCCATCGGGTGAAAAAG
Coding sequences within:
- a CDS encoding c-type cytochrome; the protein is MKKNTILLAGLTVVLASFTALPNDPWPVPDKFSKMPNPVKSDATSLATGKEIWAKDCQSCHGKLGKGDGSKAAQLKTLPNDFTKADVQGQSDGALFYKTNEGRGDMPSFKKKISDPEEIWSVVNYIRTFKK
- a CDS encoding DUF5777 family beta-barrel protein, whose product is MKLQFIHKTNVSRAALFFLSICLVCGVQAQTDSTTAQSSAAAEAPAVIKPKPVKNTFNSVWIIDNQTVMVPVKKTFEMDIMHRFGTVGKGYENFWGLFAPSNIRLGFNYSPLNKLYVGFGITKDNMLWDFNAKYAIIKQTNGLYPVSVTYYTNAAYDSRKDPDNSLFRTEALKEKGDFLAKRLGASPDRFKFFHQLIIARKITEKLSIQVAPSVTHQNAVNGYYKYVDSATKVVAGQMKHDHFAIAFSGRYKLTTVTNIIVNYDQPLTKHVVNNPAPNISLGFEFTTSNHAFQVFMGNYSYLNPARNNLENQNSMWTGKAFHSPITIKQFLIGFNVTRLWNY
- a CDS encoding cytochrome c — translated: MKALYISACLVLLVGLGAGLTGCYKDIITQADPDGPPMAVSFKDDLVPIFSKNCALSGCHATGGHSPDLTTDNAYKSLNNGIYVNTLIPKQSKVYQMINGEMSTYIPSPLDKKKVYDWIRNGAPNN